Sequence from the Gloeocapsopsis dulcis genome:
GATGTGGTGCAAGTGTTAAACGTTTCGGCATAGTTAAGGTTGTTTACTTTGCTTTTGTCGTAAAAGATTATTCGGACTAAATAAAACCTAAACTTATCTGTATCGACAAGTATCAGTTTTTCAAAGAGTATGTGAGCAATGATTTCCGGTTAGATCTGAATCGTTAAGAGTACTACTAGATGAGATGTACAAAGGAGGATGCTAACTCAAGTAAGAAGCGGCATTTGGTAGCAGTAAGTGATGTTTTAAAAATATTGACTTGCCTAATATTGCTAACTAAATTTTAGTTTCTTTTAAGTCAAAAACAGTTTTATGTAGCTCACTACTACTCATTACTTTTACTCTTATTCTGTTGAAACTCAACATAGAATAATTTAAGATTTCTACGTAGTCAAGGAGGAAAAAATAGTTTTTTGTTAGTCTTAGCTTAGAGCTAGACGAACTTTAGCTGAAACATAAATATCTTAACTCTACAAATATCACAATAGTTTGTGTATATGACAGGTTGTTCGTTATAGATACGTTTTTGATAGCGAGCTATTAATTGCGTAGAAGTTTGTAATAGCTGAAACACATATTATATTCATTTGACTAAATTTTTAAAATTTCAAATATACCACTCACCAAAAACCTCTACTCATTTAAATCCTATTGTTTTATGAAAGCAGTAATTCTTGCTGGAGGACTTGGCACGCGCCTTAGTGAAGAAACCTCACTTAAACCAAAGCCTATGGTAGAAATTGGTAGCCGTCCTATTCTATGGCACATTATGAAAATATATTCCGCCTATAACATTAATGATTTCATTATTTGTTGCGGTTACAAAGGCTATGTAATCAAAGAGTATTTTGCCAACTACTTTTTACATATGTCTGATATCACTTTTGATGTGCGTTTCAATCAAATGAATATCCACTGTGGTTATGCTGAGCCTTGGCGAATCACGCTTGTAGATACGGGTGAACTAACGATGACTGGTGGACGACTCAAGCGAGTGAGAGAGCATATTGGCAACCAAACTTTTTGCTTCACTTATGGAGATGGAGTCAGCAATGTCAATATTGAAGAACTAATTAAATTTCATAAACAACAGCAAACCTTAGCAACATTAACTGTAGTCCAACCTCCAGGACGTTTTGGTGCAGTTTGTCTGGAGCAAGATCAAACTAAAATTAGCAGTTTTCAAGAAAAACCAGGGGGAGATGGCGCTTGGATAAATAGTGGTTTTTTTGTTTTAGAACCTGAAGTTATTGACTACATTGCAGATGACTCTGTTGTTTGGGAAAAAGAACCACTAGAAAAATTAGCTTATATGCAGCAGCTATCGGCTTTTAAACATACTGGCTTTTGGCAACCAATGGATACG
This genomic interval carries:
- the rfbF gene encoding glucose-1-phosphate cytidylyltransferase; this encodes MKAVILAGGLGTRLSEETSLKPKPMVEIGSRPILWHIMKIYSAYNINDFIICCGYKGYVIKEYFANYFLHMSDITFDVRFNQMNIHCGYAEPWRITLVDTGELTMTGGRLKRVREHIGNQTFCFTYGDGVSNVNIEELIKFHKQQQTLATLTVVQPPGRFGAVCLEQDQTKISSFQEKPGGDGAWINSGFFVLEPEVIDYIADDSVVWEKEPLEKLAYMQQLSAFKHTGFWQPMDTLRDQKYLEDLWQNGNAPWQVW